The Cottoperca gobio chromosome 6, fCotGob3.1, whole genome shotgun sequence genome has a segment encoding these proteins:
- the anpeplb gene encoding alanyl (membrane) aminopeptidase-like b has product MSKNSSVSKAFAAAFVVLTVSAITGLVIMIIVYNTEISSMNPTPRPTFPSTTAGPPPDMRLPKNLRPQSYKVLLWPRFYTKIIEEVNVTSPNQTLLFTGNSTVNFHCVQSTSSIYLNSMWLIVANPVVMNKDTNEKIGVSAVNDQQDNSIFLEVQLNSALEAGGNYSLSLDFSGEISEFLYAIYVSTYVEGVPAHEGDTNTERFLVATNLEPTDASRLFPCFDEPDMKATFNVTIIHRRDTKALGNAEQSDSNIIDKEWKYTSFHPTPIMSTYLFAFTVSEFNSISSQHDRVNIQTYARPEAIAAGHAQYAANITGEILKFYESHFEIIYAQTKLDQIALPDLEPTAMENWGLITYQEGVLLYEKGVSSLLHKEFIAMIIAHELAHQWFGNLVTMKWWNDIWLNEGFANYMSFFAVDHVEPTFKLKDMHMMNNLHNAFEQDSLASSHPLSPPQGDIQTTSDIIQMFDSISYCKGAAVLRMLADYVDKRVFDNGIKMYLSDLRYKNSDQNDLWEYIQKAVDEDAGHTEVAEMMNTWTKQIGYPVVTINTTNGEVYQKHFLFNDSSESSLSWFVPVRVMSNISAPTVLLLKPGKIENKDEFLSTNGEWILANVNCSGYYRVNYNPENWERLLTQMEKNPHRIPVMNRGQLVDDAFNLARAKIVEVTLALNSTRFLRNEREFLPWESAVRNLEYFVLMFDRSEVYGPMQVYLRKQVEGLYNSQNQSEVPTDHSSQHTQIIAIQVACSNRLPECLEMATEMFANWMNSNTTENNIHPNLRSVIYCQAVAVGGKEEWEFAWNKFQSSSDTSEKDQLREALACTKKIWLLSRYLEYTLNPEMIRLMDVASTINHIANNVAGQALVWNFIRAHWEYLHMWHGPELIRGVTRRFCTQFELDELVKFSIEYYQSTATRRAIEQTRVNIQWVSQNKDIILQWFERETAL; this is encoded by the exons ATGTCCAAAAACTCCTCCGTCTCCAAGGCTTTCGCCGCTGCCTTTGTCGTCCTGACCGTCTCTGCCATCACCGGCCTTGTCATCATGATCATTGTGTACAACACTGAGATCTCCTCAATGAACCCGACGCCCCGTCCAACTTTCCCTTCCACCACCGCAGGTCCACCGCCTGACATGCGTCTGCCGAAGAATCTCAGACCTCAGAGCTACAAGGTCCTCCTGTGGCCTCGCTTCTACACCAAAATCATTGAGGAGGTGAATGTCACCAGTCCCAACCAGACGCTTCTCTTCACTGGAAACTCTACCGTTAACTTTCATTGTGTCCAGAGCACTAGCTCCATCTACCTCAACAGCATGTGGCTGATAGTGGCTAATCCTGTGGTGAtgaacaaagacacaaatgagAAGATCGGTGTTTCTGCAGTGAATGACCAACAAGACAACTCTATCTTCCTGGAGGTCCAGTTGAATAGTGCTTTGGAGGCAGGAGGGAACTACAGTTTGTCTCTGGATTTCAGTGGAGAAATATCAGAATTTCTTTATGCGATTTATGTCAGCACATATGTTGAAGGTGTGCCGGCTCACGAAGGCGATACAAATACAGAGAG ATTCCTTGTCGCCACCAATTTGGAACCAACAGATGCCAGCAGACTTTTTCCTTGTTTCGATGAGCCAGATATGAAGGCAACATTTAACGTGACCATCATCCACAGGAGAGACACGAAAGCTCTTGGGAATGCGGAACAGTCAG ACTCCAATATTATAGACAAAGAGTGGAAATACACCAGTTTTCATCCAACGCCGATCATGTCAACATACCTGTTTGCCTTCACGGTTTCAGAGTTCAATTCAATCTCCTCCCAACATGACCGTGTGAATATCCAA ACGTATGCTCGTCCTGAAGCCATTGCAGCAGGACACGCTCAGTATGCGGCCAACATCACCGGAGAGATTCTCAAGTTCTACGAGAGTCATTTTGAAATTATTTACGCACAAACAAAGCTAG ATCAAATAGCACTTCCAGACTTGGAACCTACAGCAATGGAAAACTGGGGACTGATCACATACCAGGAGGGAGTGCTGCTGTATGAGAAGGGAGTGTCCTCTCTGCTTCACAAGGAATTCATCGCCATGATCATTGCACATGAACTGGCACACCAG TGGTTTGGAAATCTGGTGACAATGAAATGGTGGAATGACATTTGGCTGAATGAAGGCTTTGCCAACTACATGTCATTCTTTGCAGTGGACCATGTTGAGCCGACATTTAAATTA AAAGACATGCATATGATGAACAACCTCCATAATGCTTTTGAGCAGGACTCTCTGGCCTCTTCTCATCCTCTCAGCCCTCCGCAGGGAGATATCCAGACCACTTCTGACATCATTCAGATGTTTGATTCTATAAGCTACTGCAAG GGGGCAGCTGTGCTGAGAATGCTCGCAGACTACGTGGATAAAAGGGTTTTTGACAACGGAATCAAA ATGTACCTCTCGGACTTAAGGTATAAAAACTCAGACCAGAACGACCTGTGGGAATATATACAAAAG GCCGTGGACGAAGACGCTGGTCACACCGAGGTTGCCGAGATGATGAACACCTGGACCAAACAGATTGGCTATCCTGTCGTCACCATCAACACTACCAACGGAGAAGTCTACCAGAAGCACTTCTTGTTCAATGACTCCTCCGAATCTAG TCTTTCGTGGTTCGTCCCGGTCAGAGTCATGTCAAATATATCTGCACCTACTGTCCTACTTTTGAAACCTGGCAAAATAG aaaataaagacGAATTCCTTTCGACTAATGGAGAGTGGATCCTGGCAAATGTCAACTGTTCTGGATACTACAGAGTCAATTACAACCCAGAGAACTGGGAACGCCTCCTGACTCAGATGGAGAAAAACCCACAC CGGATCCCGGTGATGAACAGAGGGCAGCTTGTAGATGATGCATTTAACTTGGCAAG GGCCAAAATTGTCGAAGTGACTCTGGCTCTGAATTCAACGCGCTTCCTTCGGAATGAGAGAGAGTTCCTTCCCTGggagtcagcagtcaggaaCCTTGAGTACTTTGTCCTCATGTTTGACCGCTCCGAGGTGTACGGACCAATGCAG GTGTATCTCCGTAAACAGGTTGAAGGCCTGtacaactcacagaaccaaagTGAAGTCCCAACGGATCACTCCTCACA GCACACCCAGATCATCGCCATACAGGTGGCCTGTTCCAACAGACTCCCAGAATGCTTAGAGATGGCTACAGAGATGTTTGCTAACTGGATGAACAGCAACACCACGGAAAACAA cATCCACCCCAACCTGCGGTCTGTAATCTACTGCCAGGCTGTGGCGGTTGGCGGGAAGGAAGAGTGGGAGTTTGCCTGGAACAAGTTTCAGAGCTCGAGCGACACCTCTGAGAAAGACCAGCTCCGTGAAGCTCTGGCCTGCACCAAGAAGATCTGGCTGCTCAGCAG ATACCTGGAGTACACTTTGAACCCTGAGATGATACGTCTAATGGATGTTGCTTCCACTATTAACCATATAGCGAATAACGTGGCGGGGCAGGCGCTGGTCTGGAACTTTATCAGGGCGCACTGGGAATACCTCCATATGTG